The DNA region GTGTATTGTGTTTTTTTGGTACTAGATAGATTTTCAATTCACGCTACGCGtgagtttattttaataattttaaaattttatcctgatatgtcaaaaaaataaaatataaaaatttctatatgaaataatattcaaagtatggtttcttatttgtttatataagttttttacacaattatattctttattaatgttattaatttttatattatgttatccaaatattttacatcataatatctaaaaaaatagaaatctctgtatataattttatgtatatatgaatgttttcaaatttattttatgtaaaaattaataaaattaataaaattcatttttaatttatgggtaactatatattaataaatataatataattatttattaaggaTAACAAAGATTTTAAACACTCTAACTTTTAGTGTGAGCGCAGAAAAACCACTTTGTAAAttgtagtatatatattttgaattccTTGCCAATTTTTTTCAAGAATTATTACAATGATTGATACAcaatgaatgattttaattGTCTTAAGAAAATTTTCTTCAAAGATAAATGATTCATTCTATCCTATGTGATATGTATTAAAATAGAATCGGTTAATAATGTTTCTAAGAGACTCGGGTTTGGTATAAAGCTGAAATCGCATCAGATGTGCAGTGCGCAAGAAGGGTCGGTGTCCAAGTCTAATAGTGAGAATGTGAACATAGAGAAGCTTAAGGATGTGAAGGAACGTCGTGGGAAGCATAAGAAAGCTTCCAGCATTATTAGTTCTGAAAGGTGATGAACAAtggttaaaataaattttaagaaaaacaaaaaaaagagcttCTATTGTTGTTAACAAGGTGTGCATTGTAGTCAGAGTGGTGCTCGTTCTCACGTGTTGTTTTCAATTTGTCTATGTATTGTTTTCTTTAACGACCAAACTATTTTCttgtcattattaatttttaattggaaCTTATTAAGGAggttaacaaagaaaaaacaaataatgctGAGAAATCTAGAGTGTGGATgtcaaatataaatttgatactTATAAGATTTAACCAAAAAATACTTCTCCTCTTTCgtatacttcctctgtttcataataagtgtcactctaagctcattttcttgttacagaaagagtgtcactttacaattccaatgtaaattatactaactttcagctgaaaattaattgcaaactgtattgattttataaataattttatttatctaaaatactattggtcaaagaggtataattaaatacaatttacatatatttcaacaactttcttaatctgtgtgaaaaatgttacaacgacactctttaagaaacggaaggagtatttGACAATGACTTTTACATGTACATCTCTATCTTAGCCCACATAACTATCTCTGAGTTGTGAGGTGTTTATTACATGATAATATTGTCAGAATGAAAAACATCTTTGAAAGCGTGTTTTTCCTTATTCAAAAATAACAACAATCTAAGTAATTGTTTGAAAGCGTGTTTTTCCTCACTCATAAGAATTTTTGTGAATATTATTTGCTGGGGAACACAAGCCTTTAATTAATGTAAAAGTAATTAGTTTACTTAAGCTGGTTTGTTAAAAAGTGAAGATTGCTTAGATTAGAATTAATTAAATGGCTAATTAAATGGAAAAAGATCTTCAAGACTTGAACTGACCAAGACTATTATGTTATGCAGAATTATGTTAAGGAAACGAAGGACATTTCAGCCGCCAGCTTaaccaatttttaaaaagtccaaattgtaatttaattaatttcttaatttcaTCTGTTTATAACAATGCTGTGTTTGTCATAACTCCTCATTCATCCCTGTTaagatatttaaatacatattttagtaAACAtcatattagaaaatatattgataaaGTAATTAGACTAATTCTAGAATGaagaggtactgaacaaaagtTGTCCGGTCCTCATCCTCAATACTGAACACACGTCTCACGACCCTCCTGTGCAGTGCAATGTTAATATTGGCTGCAATGTTTGGTTCTTTTGACCACctgaagaaaaaaagtttatttaacaataaaattatttagaataaGCAATGATGCAAGCAATCAAAGATGTTTCTTTGTCAAAAATAAGATTTTGGGTCGTTCAGCATATCTATccttcgaaaatataaaataaaaatatgatattaaatcATTTATTGAGGAAGAAATGACTCTCCAAAAAATTCAATGTACACATCTAATAATAGCTTAGTTAAGAAGTCCATAACTATAATAATGTTCACCTGATATTGACCATCGGATAGGGTTTTTCCAATGCTGGACAATAACCATTGATTATTGTTCAGCATGGATCTGTTATCCACTCGCCATATTCCCTCACTGTTGTTTGGTATCAGCGTAGGATTTTCCACATGTTTGTCAGATTAACTTAGAATTTATCagaattttttctttattttttttttaaataacatggTTGTTTTTTTGACAGATTACCTGGAATCTGTGAGAGTTGAGGAATGTCTCACTTAGCTGCTGTGACCCATCGATCCCTGGAAGATTCCATGATATCATTGATCTTTGAAAAGAGTCAATGATTCGGTTAACAAAACCCGATTGATTCCATACGAAATTAAATCTATTAAGTAACCTATTAAATAGAAGATTCGCCGCACTAACGTCGCATTAAATTTATAATCCGAGAATCGATGCACGAATCTTAGACTAGAATAATTAAACCTATCAAATAAATGCATGAAtgtcaaatcaaaatttataaaccgACTCGATTCTCGATGCTCGAATCGGAAACTAGAATCCGAGAACTTAGTAGATAGAGAATTCGATACTCATCATATTTATAAACCCGATCTATTCTCGAATCGATGCGCGAATTGGAAATTGAAATCGGAGGTTCATATAGAGAATCGAGTCGGATTTTAGGTGTAAATCTACCATTTAAACCCTATTAAATAGACACAGAGTTACTCTCTATTAAATCCGATCTTTACCTGGAGCTCCAAAAATTGCATCCTGTAGATTAGGTGCTGGTTGATTCAAGGCGATCATTGCATGCGAGTGAGAGATTTCCGATTtccgatttttttttgaaatactgATAGATCTGTAAATGAGAGCGAAGAGCCGAAAACTTTTGTAATTTGAACATGTTGACAATGTGGCTGAGAATGGTTAGGATATAGAGCGAAGAGCAAAACCATCCTCAGCCACATTGTCAAACCCATTCTCCTTACTCTGTGGATATGGTTAGGATGTTCAACTTTACTGACAAGGTTAAAGAGAGGATCGTGCAGTCATCTATAAACGAGCTCTCATCAGCCAAAAACCGCATCTCCTGAAGGAGTTTGTAGCTCTCATCAATGCAAGTTTCCAACCTGTACCGTTTCGCTTGATTCTTACTGTTTTATAAACCTTCTGGTTCTGACAAAAGGttctaattgtaaaaaaaaaattgcaggaATCATCTACATGTTGATGTGGTAGAAGAAATATCTGTCGCAGAGAGCAAAAGTACCAAGGCACCAAAAGTTGGACGCGGAGCCAAAGCTTCAAAAGAATCAGTAAAAATGTGGAAAGAAAACGATTTCTCTAggtaaataaatatactattatttactttttctcTTTAACTGAGATTTGGGTTTGGGTTCATTAGTTGGTGGTGTCTGATTTGCCATTTAATAATGGCTGCACAAGACCAAGACCCATGGAGTTTAGCTAAAGATGTTTTGCCACTCCTCTCCTACTCTGCTCCCTTTGCAATATACCATCAGTATTTACAGGTATGTgtcataaaaagaaaagaatactTTTCAGTATATGTTTTTGGTTAAAGAACATAATCctatgatgatgatgcaaaTTTCCACAGCCTCTCGCGACATGTATGAACAATCTTCAGCAAGGAAAAATGGCCATCAATCTGCAAATAACAGAACCGTGGCTACGGGAATATCAGGTGCTTCCATCAAGAACTCACCCTCACATGCAGATGAGCTCTTTTGGAGGCTATGTTCTTAGCGGCATCAGAATCTCCACCACTTGATTCTGATCTCCCCAACCTCAATTCTTCTCTTATGATTTTCAATAAGACTGAGAGGTTTGGTGTTTGATCTTTTCTTTCAAAAGGTCTTTGTATTTGTTTGTTGTTGAGATATAGAGCTGACTTGACTATAGAAAACTTTCTTGCTTACACACAcctattgtttttttattaatctaaataatatCATCATCATTCTTCTTCTGATCAATACAATCGTCTCAGTTTCATATAGATTATGAAACATTAcaacatacaaaatataataatataccacattatatatatttttaatataaaaatctgCTTCATCTACTACTAAAGAAGCATTTCAATTTCCATTTCTCAATCCTCTCAAGAAGCTTCTTAGAACCAGGAACCTCCATCTCCGCCAACTTCTTCAGATAACCAACGGCTCCATAAGACACCATCAGCTTCCTACACTTCCTGCTCGAACACATCGCCGCCAAACACGAAACCGCATACTTGTTAGCCGAGTTGCTCGGACTAGGCTCAAGCAACATCACAAGACTCGTCACACTCTTCTCGTCTCTCTTCACTTCCTTACAGTTTCTAGGAACCGTCACAAGACTCGCTATAGCCTGAGCAGCGACCGCTCTAGCTCCACCTCCTTTCGCTTCCAGCATTCTCACCAGCAAAGGGATACAACCAGACTCACCAATCATTCTCTTAGTCTCGTTCGACGTAGCCATCCTGCAGATAGTGGAAGCAGCCGCTTGCTGAGCTCCTATCGATCCTGCTCTAAGAACATGGACCAAACTCGGGACAACGCTGACGTAAGTCTCGTTAGAAACAGAGCTAATTAAGGAggttaacaaagaaaaaaaaaacaaataatgctGAGAAATCTAGTGTGTGGATGTCAATAATTTTGATACTTTTTAAGATTTAACCAAAACATACTTGTCCTCTTTCGTATATTTGACAATGACTTTTACATGTACATCTCTATCTTAGCCTACATAAGTATCTCTGAGTTGTGAGATGTTTATTACATGATAATATATTGTCAGAATGAAAAACATCTTTGAAAGCGTGTGTTTCCTCATTCAAAATAACAACAATCTAAGTAATTGTTTGAAAGCGTGTAAGAATTTTTGTGAATATTATTTGCTGGGAACACAAGCCTTTAATTAATGTAAAAGTAATTAGTTTACTTAAGTTGGTTTGTTAAAAAGGTGAAGATTGCTTAGATTAGAATTAATTAAATGGCTAATTAAATGGAAAAAGATCTTCAAGACTTGAACTGACCAAGACTATTTATGTTATGCAGAATTATGTTAAGGAAACGAAGGACATTTCAGCCGCCAGCTTaaccaatttttaaaaagtccaaattgtaatttaattaatttctttttaataatttcatccgtttataataatttttatttttttcacttttaacaTTTTGCCTTTGATTCGATCTCATATCTCGTCAGATTCAAACTCTCCCCGATCTCTATAATCCTTTTTTGACAACGGATCTGGGGCGGGAGAAATGGATAGGGGCGGCGACATTGAAGAAGCCGGCGAAGAGGAACTCCCGCGACGACTCGGCGGAGGAAAATACAGACCGGTGGTGGCGCACGATAGAGCGGTCGTCGAAATGTCATCCATCGATCCcggatcctcctcctcctcgtcttccCACCTCAAGTATAAAATTCATCTGCCTTGTGTTGTGTAGTGATCATCTCTCTTTTGGTGATGATGACGATTTGTTGTACTGATCAGTAGAAATGAGATTGCGAATGATGGTTTCTAGTGTTTAAGAATCTGTCTGTGTGATTTggaatattctaaaaatctacTTATTGTTCACTTTTGACTCAGGAATATAAGAGTAGTTACACCAGGGGAGATGGAAAGGGAGGGTCGTATACCAGAGGATGGAGTTAATGGCCATCAGAAGGAATCCAAGCTTGAATTGTTTGGTTTCGATTCTCTTGTCAACATTCTTGGTTTGAAAAGGTACATAAGATATGTGAATATCACCCTTTATTTACTCTGTATTATTAACTGGTACCTAGAATTTACTGTCTTGCTTTCATTAATCAACAACGTGTTTATGGATGAATGTCTCCTTCAGCATGACAGGAGAGCAAATTCCAGCACCATCTAGCCCTAGAGATGGGGAGGATATCTCCATCACCCAAGGGCACCCTAAGGTATCTTCTTCCTATTCCCATTACCTTCTAACTCACCACAATTGATAATTGTTCTGCCATGCTGTTTTTTTGATTAAGCGCTCATTTTTACTGACTCTCGCtgcatttatgtttttttccaCCATGTTATAATATCTCTATGTTGCTGCAGCCTGCTCTCAAGATGGGTACAATGATGGGAGTTTTCGTTCCCTGCTTGCAAAACATCTTAGGAATTATATACTATATCCGTTTCACATGGTAAGACCGCAAAGTCCTTGATGATGTTGTACAACTATCTGCGAACTCTTCATGATTGTTGGCGTGGCTGTTTAATTCTCAGGATTGTTGGCATGGCGGGTATCGGACAAAGCCTAGTATTGGTAATGCTGTGTGGATTATGTACATTTTTGACCACAATATCTTTGAGTGCTATTGCGACTAATGGCGCAATGAAggtaattattttttctgtaaTATCACCCGCATTTTTGTTTTATCATAGTTAAATGTATCCTTCCGCTCGTTGGGGTTTCTGGTCCATACTTACCACC from Raphanus sativus cultivar WK10039 chromosome 8, ASM80110v3, whole genome shotgun sequence includes:
- the LOC108819815 gene encoding tRNA (adenine(58)-N(1))-methyltransferase non-catalytic subunit TRM6-like, whose product is MCSAQEGSVSKSNSENVNIEKLKDVKERRGKHKKASSIISSERNHLHVDVVEEISVAESKSTKAPKVGRGAKASKESVKMWKENDFSSWWCLICHLIMAAQDQDPWSLAKDVLPLLSYSAPFAIYHQYLQPLATCMNNLQQGKMAINLQITEPWLREYQVLPSRTHPHMQMSSFGGYVLSGIRISTT